A stretch of the Candidatus Jettenia sp. AMX2 genome encodes the following:
- a CDS encoding MBL fold metallo-hydrolase yields the protein MFIQKLNVGYLNACCYVVAGKDSSDAMIIDPGADAEIIISFLRDKHLTPVMIVLTHGHGDHIGANADLKKAFPDIPICIHEKDLEMLPYPAKNLSILSAFYGSPTVRSPLADRVLKDKDTIGIGGYIFEVIHTPGHTPGGICLYTGSRGGGKFPVVFTGDSLFRGGVGRTDFPGCNQEELIRAIKERLFVLDDETVVYPGHGTPTTIGEEKKYNPFVSEVNLYD from the coding sequence ATGTTTATTCAGAAGTTAAATGTGGGTTATTTGAATGCATGCTGTTACGTTGTCGCAGGCAAAGACTCTTCAGATGCAATGATTATCGATCCCGGTGCAGATGCTGAAATTATTATCAGTTTCTTACGAGATAAGCATCTGACACCGGTAATGATCGTGCTTACCCATGGGCATGGTGATCATATCGGTGCCAATGCCGATCTGAAAAAGGCATTCCCGGATATACCAATTTGCATCCATGAGAAAGATTTGGAGATGCTCCCTTATCCGGCAAAAAACCTCTCTATTCTTTCTGCTTTTTACGGCAGTCCCACGGTGCGTTCCCCCCTTGCAGACAGAGTCCTGAAAGATAAGGATACAATTGGCATCGGGGGATATATATTTGAGGTAATCCATACACCGGGACATACACCGGGTGGAATATGTTTATACACCGGCAGCCGGGGGGGCGGGAAATTTCCTGTGGTATTTACCGGAGATAGTCTTTTCAGGGGAGGTGTTGGCCGGACAGATTTTCCCGGCTGCAATCAGGAAGAGCTTATCCGCGCCATAAAGGAAAGATTGTTTGTGCTCGACGATGAAACGGTCGTCTACCCAGGTCATGGTACGCCGACAACTATCGGAGAAGAAAAGAAGTATAATCCGTTTGTTTCAGAGGTAAACCTGTATGATTGA
- a CDS encoding nucleoside-diphosphate kinase has protein sequence MADELTYALITPYSLLKSRTGGILGRLLSLANLEFIGATMFAPSDAFVEKYCSTIEEQDIKPAWKKVMINYINSNFRKENKFGITNRTVLLLFKGANAIAKMKDDVIGPISSFQGHTVRGSFGDYVERSDGTVEYFEPAAITSADAVTNDKQLALFAEYLPTDGGVLEESITFTEGTKVETTLVILKPFEEQSPLPGNIIDTFSRTGLYIVGMKLLRMSIAQAEEFYGPLIDIFREKLKPKPEKIAEKLEESLKSLFAFQMPDSLLMAQAKELSEQLKDRNAMHEFNKIIQYMTGLDPEKASPADKRRPGTARCLALLYRGPDAIYKIRNILGPTDSKKGEPGKVRRIYGEDIMKNAAHASDTVENAERERKIIGLWDNSDPCELKELIEGYLRKK, from the coding sequence ATGGCAGACGAACTTACTTATGCATTGATTACACCTTACAGCCTCTTAAAAAGCCGTACCGGAGGCATATTGGGACGTTTACTATCGTTGGCTAATCTCGAATTTATCGGGGCAACGATGTTTGCGCCCAGCGATGCCTTCGTTGAGAAATATTGCTCAACGATTGAAGAGCAGGATATTAAGCCTGCCTGGAAGAAGGTCATGATTAATTATATTAATAGTAATTTTCGCAAAGAAAACAAATTTGGAATAACGAACAGGACAGTGCTTCTCCTTTTTAAAGGAGCCAATGCTATTGCAAAGATGAAGGATGATGTGATAGGTCCGATCAGCAGTTTCCAGGGCCATACTGTTCGCGGAAGTTTTGGAGATTATGTTGAGAGATCAGACGGTACGGTTGAATATTTTGAGCCGGCAGCAATTACCTCTGCCGATGCTGTTACCAATGATAAACAGCTTGCCCTGTTTGCTGAGTATTTACCCACTGACGGAGGGGTTCTTGAGGAGAGTATTACATTTACTGAAGGAACCAAGGTTGAAACGACACTGGTTATTTTGAAACCATTTGAGGAACAGAGTCCGTTACCGGGAAATATAATCGATACATTTTCTAGAACAGGTCTGTATATTGTCGGGATGAAGCTTTTGAGGATGAGTATTGCACAGGCTGAGGAGTTTTACGGACCTTTAATAGACATATTCCGTGAGAAGTTAAAACCTAAACCTGAGAAAATAGCTGAAAAACTGGAAGAAAGTCTCAAATCACTCTTCGCTTTTCAGATGCCGGATTCTCTGTTAATGGCTCAGGCAAAAGAACTATCAGAACAACTGAAAGATAGAAATGCCATGCATGAATTCAATAAAATTATACAGTATATGACAGGATTGGATCCTGAAAAAGCAAGTCCGGCTGATAAGAGAAGACCGGGAACAGCACGCTGCCTTGCACTCCTGTACCGGGGACCTGATGCAATTTATAAAATAAGAAATATTTTAGGTCCTACCGATTCAAAAAAGGGTGAACCCGGCAAGGTCAGAAGGATTTATGGAGAAGATATTATGAAAAATGCCGCACATGCCTCTGATACTGTAGAAAACGCAGAAAGGGAGCGAAAGATTATTGGATTATGGGACAATAGCGATCCCTGTGAACTTAAAGAATTAATAGAAGGGTATTTGCGGAAAAAATGA
- a CDS encoding DNA polymerase III subunit alpha has product MSLKNTFVHLHVHSEYSLLDGACKISDLVEKAVQLKMPALALTDHGNMFGAIEFYEAARHRGLRPILGYEAYITHGGSRFDKDSRNGKESLGHITLLAENDEGYRNLLKLTTSAYLEGFYYKPRIDRELLKTLSKGIICLSGCMTSEINQRLFNNRFEEAVTIAKEYKDIFGPEHFYLEIQNNKIEHQARLVAEAVKIGKKLDIPLVATNDIHYINRDDATAHDVLLCINTGKHLTDVQRLRFGSDEFYFKDFDEMHTVFRDIPEAIENTSRIAERCQVEMSFGKVHLPKFIPPQGMTNSDYLRKLCEDGAVKKYGALTKDVRERLDYELKVIVNTGFVDYFLIVWDFINFAVKQRIPATGRGSGAGSLVAYLLNITNIDPIGNDLLFERFLNAERISMPDLDIDFCAEGRERVIRYVREKYGGDTNVAQIITFGTMKAKAVIRDVGRVLNIPLSEVDKVAKLIPNTVNISLKQALEQEPALKALYENEKHIHELFDISKKLEGLCRHASVHAAGIVISDEPLTEYVPLAKAGDVVTTQFYDEILVDKIGLLKADFLGVRKLTVIDKAIRLIRETTGTDIDIAAIPMDDKKTYELLSRGDIKGVFQVETSRGFRELLKKLKPETFADILPLVALYRPGPLQSGMVESFINRKHGKEEVVYLHPFLEPILKETHGVILYQEQVMRIANRLAGFTLNEADNLRKAMGKKKPEIMAKFKDQFVTGAVANGIPEETAASIFELMEYFAGYGFNKSHSAAYAVITYQTAYLKANYPVQYMVAQMSCEKEHSEKIVEYIEDCRRMGLEVMPPDVNESQSDFTISHGNKIRFGLGAIKNVGEKAVESIIQSRNKDGRFTSLLDFCKRIDMRAVNKQVIEYLIKSGCFDSLHDNRARLIAGLDTAMEMGGVANKDRRTGQKSLFNLDSDLPLFKKEDPEADDNVVRWSEKEICQAEKESLGFYLSHHPLNAYKEKFKQLSNTTSAEISELPEGAEVTLGGIITNLRNSSTRRGDPMVYITLEDIKGTVECIAFQKEIKAYKALLNLDEVIFVKGQTGFQTAGPTIRIKEIIAEKNALMYLAKCVTVRFEASQYEEEKLIRLKEIIKAHSGTCPLFFEIITPQGNYHIKASRQYSVSVTDTFLLHIQEIFGPESLQINQEEILATA; this is encoded by the coding sequence ACAGACCACGGGAACATGTTTGGCGCCATTGAGTTTTATGAAGCAGCAAGGCACAGAGGACTCAGGCCCATTCTGGGCTATGAAGCATACATTACCCATGGTGGAAGCCGCTTTGATAAAGATTCCAGAAATGGTAAGGAATCTTTGGGGCATATTACCCTGCTTGCAGAGAACGATGAAGGCTACCGTAATCTTCTAAAACTTACAACGTCGGCATATCTTGAGGGTTTTTATTATAAACCCCGGATAGACAGGGAACTGCTGAAAACCCTCTCTAAAGGCATTATTTGCCTGAGTGGATGCATGACCTCCGAAATTAACCAGCGTTTATTCAATAATCGCTTTGAGGAAGCAGTAACTATAGCAAAAGAATATAAGGACATTTTTGGTCCGGAACACTTTTATTTAGAGATTCAGAATAACAAGATTGAACATCAGGCAAGGTTGGTGGCCGAAGCGGTAAAGATAGGAAAAAAACTTGATATTCCGTTAGTTGCGACAAACGACATTCATTATATAAATAGGGATGACGCAACGGCACATGATGTTCTTCTCTGTATCAATACAGGAAAACACCTCACTGATGTCCAGAGACTGCGTTTTGGATCGGATGAGTTTTATTTCAAAGATTTTGATGAAATGCACACTGTCTTCCGGGACATCCCGGAGGCTATTGAAAACACCTCCAGGATTGCTGAACGATGTCAGGTAGAAATGTCCTTTGGCAAGGTACATCTGCCTAAATTTATCCCGCCGCAAGGTATGACCAACAGCGATTATTTAAGAAAGCTCTGTGAGGATGGTGCAGTAAAAAAATACGGCGCTCTTACAAAGGATGTCCGGGAACGCCTGGATTACGAACTTAAGGTTATCGTGAATACCGGTTTTGTTGATTATTTTTTAATCGTATGGGATTTTATCAACTTTGCGGTAAAACAGCGTATACCGGCAACGGGACGCGGTTCCGGGGCAGGGAGTCTGGTTGCATATTTATTAAATATTACGAATATCGACCCTATCGGAAACGACCTCTTGTTTGAGCGGTTTTTAAATGCAGAACGGATTTCCATGCCTGACCTGGATATTGATTTCTGTGCAGAAGGCCGTGAAAGGGTCATTCGGTATGTCAGGGAAAAATACGGAGGAGATACCAACGTAGCCCAGATTATTACGTTTGGGACGATGAAGGCAAAGGCGGTTATCCGGGATGTTGGCAGGGTGCTGAATATTCCTTTGTCCGAGGTGGACAAGGTGGCCAAGCTTATCCCCAACACGGTAAATATATCCCTGAAACAGGCATTGGAGCAAGAACCCGCTTTAAAAGCACTCTATGAGAATGAGAAACATATCCATGAACTTTTCGATATTTCAAAAAAACTGGAAGGACTTTGCCGCCACGCGTCTGTACATGCAGCGGGGATTGTCATTTCTGACGAACCGTTAACCGAGTATGTGCCACTGGCGAAAGCCGGAGATGTTGTAACCACACAATTCTACGATGAAATACTGGTGGATAAGATTGGATTATTAAAGGCGGATTTCCTTGGTGTCCGGAAATTAACCGTTATTGATAAAGCCATCAGGCTAATACGGGAAACCACAGGCACAGATATCGACATTGCAGCTATCCCGATGGATGACAAAAAGACCTATGAGTTGTTATCCCGCGGTGATATAAAAGGTGTTTTTCAGGTGGAAACGAGCCGCGGGTTCAGGGAATTGTTAAAAAAACTAAAACCAGAAACATTTGCGGATATCCTGCCGCTCGTGGCTTTATACCGGCCAGGTCCTTTGCAGAGCGGAATGGTGGAATCCTTTATTAACCGGAAACATGGAAAAGAAGAGGTAGTTTACCTTCACCCTTTCCTTGAACCTATCCTGAAAGAGACCCATGGAGTAATCCTGTACCAGGAACAGGTTATGCGTATTGCCAACCGGCTGGCGGGTTTTACGCTCAACGAGGCAGATAACCTCCGTAAGGCAATGGGGAAAAAGAAACCTGAAATCATGGCAAAATTCAAGGACCAGTTTGTAACCGGTGCCGTGGCGAACGGAATTCCCGAAGAAACTGCTGCCAGTATATTTGAGCTTATGGAGTACTTTGCAGGTTACGGATTCAACAAATCCCATTCCGCTGCTTATGCGGTAATTACTTACCAGACTGCATATTTGAAGGCAAATTATCCTGTTCAGTATATGGTAGCGCAGATGAGCTGCGAGAAAGAACATTCGGAAAAAATTGTGGAATACATCGAAGATTGCCGGCGGATGGGTCTTGAGGTAATGCCGCCGGATGTGAATGAAAGCCAGAGCGATTTTACTATATCTCATGGCAATAAAATACGGTTCGGTCTGGGGGCGATTAAAAATGTGGGTGAAAAGGCCGTTGAATCTATAATCCAGTCAAGAAACAAGGATGGCAGGTTTACTTCCCTTCTGGATTTTTGTAAAAGGATTGATATGCGTGCAGTGAATAAACAGGTAATTGAATATCTTATCAAATCAGGGTGCTTCGATTCCCTCCATGATAACCGTGCAAGACTCATTGCGGGGCTTGATACAGCCATGGAAATGGGCGGTGTTGCAAATAAAGATAGACGAACAGGCCAGAAATCCTTATTTAATCTTGATAGTGACCTGCCTCTCTTTAAGAAAGAGGATCCGGAGGCAGATGACAATGTGGTGCGGTGGTCTGAAAAGGAGATATGTCAGGCAGAAAAAGAGAGCCTTGGTTTTTATTTGAGCCATCACCCCTTAAATGCATATAAGGAAAAATTTAAACAACTATCCAATACAACTTCTGCGGAAATTTCGGAACTTCCCGAAGGGGCAGAAGTAACCCTGGGAGGTATTATTACCAATCTGAGAAACAGCAGCACAAGACGTGGTGACCCTATGGTATATATTACCCTTGAAGATATAAAAGGCACTGTGGAATGCATTGCCTTCCAGAAAGAGATAAAAGCATATAAAGCACTCTTAAATTTGGATGAGGTTATCTTTGTGAAAGGGCAGACCGGTTTCCAGACTGCGGGTCCTACGATACGGATAAAAGAAATTATTGCAGAAAAGAACGCACTCATGTACCTGGCAAAGTGCGTAACCGTCCGGTTTGAAGCATCTCAGTATGAAGAGGAAAAACTAATCCGGCTAAAAGAAATTATTAAGGCACATAGCGGCACATGTCCCCTTTTCTTTGAAATCATCACACCGCAGGGTAATTATCATATTAAAGCCTCCCGCCAGTATTCCGTTTCCGTAACAGACACCTTTTTATTGCATATACAGGAGATTTTCGGTCCGGAATCCTTGCAAATTAATCAGGAGGAAATACTGGCTACGGCGTAA